The Eurosta solidaginis isolate ZX-2024a chromosome 4, ASM4086904v1, whole genome shotgun sequence genome includes a window with the following:
- the LOC137247985 gene encoding glycerol kinase-like produces the protein MLNAEFGLTAKRSEIRFVPAFRELYAPYWRYDTRGVLLGWTSQTTAENVTQAAYNQPDFKSMSCYAVKRDTPTWHRQNNKERLIFCGEYAEKNAFVEFIADIVGCLLERPQTPSPAGLGTMICADLFRWNFHLLQLNILVF, from the exons ATGTTGAATGCGGAATTTGGCTTGACAGCAAAGCGTTCAGAGATTAGATTTGTACCTGCATTTCGTGAACTATATGCACCATATTGGCGCTACGATACACGGGG AGTTTTGTTGGGATGGACTAGCCAAACAACTGCGGAAAATGTTACCCAAGCTGCCTATAATCAACCAGATTTCAAATCTATGAGTTGCTATGCAGTTAAACGCGATACACCCACATGGCATCGCCAAAATAATAAAGAGCGTTTAATATTTTGTGGCGAATATGCCGAAAAGAATGCATTCGTGGAATTTATTGCAGATATTGTTGGTTGCTTGCTGGAAAGGCCACAGACACCATCACCAGCAGGATTAGGCACAATGATATGCGCTG atTTATTTCGGTGGAACTTCCATTTATTACAATTAAATATCTTAGTGTTTTAA